From Actinomycetes bacterium, one genomic window encodes:
- a CDS encoding BlaI/MecI/CopY family transcriptional regulator, with protein sequence MEKKVSRKKSQEIGISGLNSISNLEAGIMKVVWEKEKATVREVHELMLRKEMGKKQNGFIPYTTVMSTMNTLADKGLLKQDNSAKTYIYSPAVTKTQLAKSIFQSVADKILDGTNQLTRVNQFLKNMK encoded by the coding sequence ATGGAGAAAAAGGTTTCTAGAAAGAAATCACAGGAAATAGGCATAAGCGGCCTAAACAGCATAAGCAACCTTGAAGCCGGTATAATGAAGGTAGTCTGGGAGAAAGAAAAAGCCACAGTAAGGGAAGTACACGAACTGATGCTGAGAAAGGAAATGGGAAAAAAGCAGAACGGGTTTATCCCCTACACCACGGTTATGTCTACCATGAACACCCTGGCCGATAAAGGGCTGCTGAAGCAAGATAATTCAGCCAAGACCTATATTTATTCACCGGCAGTAACTAAAACCCAGCTGGCAAAGAGTATCTTTCAGTCAGTGGCAGACAAGATTCTTGATGGTACCAACCAGCTGACCAGAGTAAATCAATTCTTAAAAAACATGAAATAG
- a CDS encoding EutN/CcmL family microcompartment protein, protein MVLGQVIGNVVCTQKDSSLDSKKLMVVKAIDLDGKLLEPFVVAVDLVGVGIGEKVLVVNGSSARMTDRTRDKSIDSVIVAKVDSIKIQQ, encoded by the coding sequence ATGGTTTTAGGGCAGGTAATTGGAAATGTGGTTTGCACCCAGAAAGATAGCAGCCTGGATAGCAAAAAACTTATGGTGGTAAAAGCGATAGACCTTGACGGTAAATTATTGGAACCCTTTGTGGTGGCAGTTGATCTGGTAGGGGTTGGGATAGGAGAGAAGGTTCTGGTAGTAAACGGCAGTTCTGCACGCATGACCGACCGGACCAGAGACAAAAGTATCGATTCGGTCATAGTAGCCAAGGTGGATAGCATAAAGATCCAGCAATAA
- a CDS encoding EutN/CcmL family microcompartment protein, whose protein sequence is MYYAKVIGNVVATIKYEGLTGKKLQVIQPLDLETGEEEGQFLVALDVTSSGMGDIVGYEDGSEASWAFDEENVPTDATIVALIDKVNIGRK, encoded by the coding sequence TTGTATTATGCTAAAGTTATAGGCAATGTGGTGGCTACCATCAAGTATGAAGGCCTGACAGGAAAAAAGTTACAGGTGATACAGCCCTTGGACCTGGAAACCGGAGAAGAAGAGGGGCAGTTTCTGGTGGCTTTGGATGTAACTTCTTCAGGCATGGGAGATATAGTGGGCTATGAGGATGGTTCTGAGGCTTCATGGGCTTTTGATGAAGAAAATGTGCCCACTGATGCTACCATTGTAGCCTTAATAGATAAAGTAAATATTGGCAGGAAGTGA
- the folD gene encoding bifunctional methylenetetrahydrofolate dehydrogenase/methenyltetrahydrofolate cyclohydrolase FolD — protein MIKIAKLISGTDISAQIKQEVEAEINQMKESKGVVPGLAVILVGDNPASKVYVASKEKGCNQVGIKSETINMDDTVSTEDVLAQIGQLNQRLDIHGILVQLPLPKQVDSGKVLMAIDPAKDVDGFHPVNMGKLVAQQDCLVPATPSGIIEMLKREDITIKGKNATMVGHSEIVGKPTTLLLLNEWATVTVCHIETRDLSLHTRDADILIVATGVPYLIKEDMVKQGAVVIDVGINRITRDKAGPDLLEWRKEDFQKKGATLIGDVDFLNVEPKAGYITPVPGGVGPMTIAMLLKNTVKAAKLAIGQS, from the coding sequence GTGATTAAAATAGCTAAATTAATAAGCGGGACAGACATATCTGCCCAGATAAAACAAGAGGTAGAAGCGGAAATAAACCAGATGAAGGAAAGCAAGGGTGTAGTACCTGGTCTGGCGGTAATACTGGTGGGGGATAACCCTGCTTCCAAGGTTTATGTGGCCAGTAAGGAAAAAGGCTGCAATCAGGTAGGTATCAAATCCGAAACTATAAACATGGATGATACGGTGAGTACCGAGGATGTACTGGCCCAGATAGGACAGTTAAATCAACGGCTGGATATCCACGGCATACTGGTGCAGCTCCCCCTGCCCAAACAGGTAGACAGCGGAAAGGTTTTAATGGCCATAGACCCGGCAAAGGATGTGGATGGCTTTCATCCGGTTAATATGGGCAAGCTGGTGGCCCAGCAGGATTGCCTGGTTCCGGCAACACCTTCGGGAATAATCGAAATGCTGAAAAGAGAGGACATTACCATAAAGGGTAAGAATGCAACCATGGTGGGACACAGCGAAATTGTGGGTAAACCCACTACTTTACTTCTTTTAAATGAATGGGCTACGGTTACTGTCTGCCATATAGAGACCAGAGACCTTTCCCTCCATACCCGGGATGCCGATATCCTGATTGTGGCTACCGGGGTGCCCTACCTTATAAAGGAGGATATGGTAAAACAGGGGGCAGTGGTTATTGATGTGGGCATAAACCGGATTACCAGGGATAAGGCCGGTCCCGATTTGCTGGAGTGGAGAAAAGAGGATTTCCAGAAAAAGGGCGCTACCCTTATAGGGGATGTGGATTTTTTGAATGTCGAGCCTAAGGCAGGATATATAACTCCGGTACCCGGAGGGGTGGGTCCCATGACTATTGCCATGCTGCTTAAGAACACAGTAAAAGCAGCCAAACTGGCTATTGGTCAAAGTTGA